The window ATAACCGGATATGACATAgccaatttgcatttttttttaacgaTGTGTCGCTTCTTGAAAACGTCATCAAAACAAGCCATGTTGTTTGGCCAATCAGACCATGTGTTTCAAGGAAAGTCGAGAACTGTGCGGAGAGAATTTCCTTTAGCAAGCTTGGcttaatataaaacatatttatattcCTTCAGTACTTTGTAAAATCGTACGGTCTATTTATTCTGTCTTGAAGATGAATAGCGTTGGAGAGGGTTGCACTGACCTAAAACGGGAATATGACCAATGCTTTAACCGTTGGTTTGCCGAGAAATTCTTGAAAGGAGATCGAAGCGGTGATCCCtgtacagaaatgtttaagAAGTATCAGCATTGTGTTCAGGTAAATCAAAACACGGACGATTGTTTCAAGCTAGCTGTCTACCTGGGTTTTAATCTTCATTACAATACTTCAACTGTTGTGCCACTTACGTAAGCATTAACCAAACAGCAATGGTGCGTCACAGATGTCAGATTAAAAACGTATTTTTGCTTGTCAGTCTTCAAGAATATTGCGCTTTCAATAATATAACGGTGACCTCGGGAAAAGGTCAACTCACCACATCAGTGATCTTCCGGTTGTGAAGTCTAATCTCTAGAATGAAGGCATGTTGGCAAAAAGTTAAAGGTGCTAAAAAGTTTGTAGAAGAGAAACTCACGTAGGTGGTTCTTCATAGGTTTGACAGCAGCTACGGGATATACAATGACATGGGATATAACACAGCCAAACGTACCAAATGTTAAATAGTGTATCACTACCCTATTAATGTATGATTTATTCATTTCAGTTTATGCAGCATTTTTACCTATTTCTGTTCAGAATGGTTTGAATTGCCTTTGTGTGTAATGTGCTAGACAAATTAACCTACTTTACCTTGTTATTCCTAAATCACTCATGCCAATAGCATCCACATACTTGAAGATCATAAATTGTCATAATTTCGGTGGCTGGCATTTTGATTAGCTATCAGGTCTTAAATTGACCAATGACGGTATAAATAAACCAATGGCTGTTCCTCGAGCAGTTATTCTAGTAATGAGCTTGCTCTTCTGAAGGACCGCGGCTCTGGGCTGAGACGCGAAAGTATTCCGCGACCACGCTGAATTTTTTTTCATGGAGAGTGACGAATTGTTAATTTGCTGTTTTAAGCTAAAATTTATGCTGAAAACTTTCAATTTGAAGGTTGATGATCGCAACAATCGCATTAATTAcgggtgtgtcatatgtaaataaggacgGGTGCAGCGCGTTCTCGCGTCCACGGCTTTTACGATTTTATCTACGCTCATTTCGACGAGG is drawn from Esox lucius isolate fEsoLuc1 chromosome 14, fEsoLuc1.pri, whole genome shotgun sequence and contains these coding sequences:
- the triap1 gene encoding TP53-regulated inhibitor of apoptosis 1, which codes for MNSVGEGCTDLKREYDQCFNRWFAEKFLKGDRSGDPCTEMFKKYQHCVQKAIKEKDIPIDGVEFMGPNKDKP